Genomic segment of Streptococcus pneumoniae:
AACACAAGGTCAAGATACTCATGACTAGACCAATGCCCCAGAAGAAGAAATCTACTTTCCATTCGCTCCAAGGCTCTCCGTGACCGCTCAAGCCACCTAGTTCAAAATGGTGATGAAGAGGGGTCATACGGAAAATTCGTTTGCCACCCGTTAGTTTAAAATAGCTAACTTGAAGCATCACTGAGCTTGTCTCAAAGACATAGACCAAACCGATAAATAACAGAGTCCACTCTTTATGAAGAGCCATAGAGATCGCGGCTAACATACCTCCTAAGGCTAGACTTCCAACATCTCCCATAAAGATTTTCGCAGGCTTGTGATTGAAAAGAAAGAATGCTAGCAATCCACCAATCATACTCACAATAATGAGCAAAATATCCAAACGACCTTCCATGACAGCAATCACAGCATAAGCAGTCAGGCTAATCACCACAGAAATACTCGCTAAGCCATCAATCCCATCTGTCAAATTGACCGCATTTGAAAAGCCAACTAACCAAAAAAGAACAAAAGCAAGATAGAAATACCCTAAATGAACAGGTATTCCAAAGACATCAAGAAGATCCGTACCGCCATGACGATCAAAGAAGATATAAAAGACGATTCCACCCACGATTTGAAGAGCTAATTTCTGCTTGGGGTTCAGCCCTTCGTTAATTTTTCGAAAGACTTTCAAAAAGTCATCCAAAAATCCAACAACACCATACAAGGCAAGGATAAATAAGACCATCAAGGCAGAACTTGTCAACTGCCCTATCGCAAAACCTAGCACTAGACTCACCACTAGAGAAGCTACCAAGAAAACAACTCCTCCCATGGTTGGTGTCCCTGCCTTGGCTTGGTGCTGCTTGACATCCTCATGCATTTGTTGCCCAGAAATACGGGCTTTTTGATAAAAACGGATAAAAGCTGGAATTCCCACACAAGTTGCAAGAAAGGTCAGAATACCAGCCACAATCACTACAAACATTGACTCTAATCTCCTAACGTTACAGTTAATTCTTTTATTTTTTTCATAGTCGCATTGACTTTGACACTTTGATCGACGACCCTCGTGCCTTTCCCTTTAAAGCTGACTTCAATCCCTAGCCATTCGCCAAAAATCTCGACATTTTTCTTGGTCCATCCATACATATCTGGCATTTCAGTAAAATCATTGGTTAAAATCAAGACCTGTTGATTGGCTTTAAGATTTTGCCCTGTCTCCACAGAGAGTTTTTTGATTTTCTTCCCAATCCCAAGAACGATTGGTTGCACCAAGTTGCGACGTAATTCTGCTGAGAAAGCTCCTGGTGAAATGTCTTGTTTGCCATCTTTTGTCGATGGCATTTTATAGGTCATCTCCTTGGTTGCTTGATCCAAAATCGGCGGTGTGCTTGTCAAATTCAAGCTATCCTTCATCGCCATCGCTTCTTCAAGAATTGGGTTAAACAAGACTGCCCACTCCACTGATTGGAAGAAATGCTCTGTTTGCTGCTCAGTCGCATAGAGGATAAATTCTGGATCCTCTGCTGGCACCATGGCTACCAAGGAGTTGATGTAGTCTGTCGCTCCAGTCAAGTAACCCCCACCATTTTCAGCAGCAATCTGCGCCGTTCCTGATTTGACAGCTACATTGTACTCTCCTACACGGACAACAGGAACACCATTGGTCTTATCAAATACCGTTCCAAAATAAGGGTCGGTTCCGACATTGATCATATATTTACGAGTTTCTTCTGCAGCTTTCTTAGAAACCGGATGTCCTACAATTTCAGACTCACTTTTTCTTACAGCTCCACTCTTGCTGTCTTGAATAGCACTGATAAATTTTGGCTCAATCATCACACCGTTATTTGCCACCGCCGAAAAAGCACGGAGCATTTGCACCTGAGTGACTGAGATCCCTTGTCCAAAAGCACTCATGGCAATGCTGACCTGATTGTCCACAGGAAGCTGCCCAAAGCCTTCGTAGTCCATCCC
This window contains:
- the mraY gene encoding phospho-N-acetylmuramoyl-pentapeptide-transferase; amino-acid sequence: MFVVIVAGILTFLATCVGIPAFIRFYQKARISGQQMHEDVKQHQAKAGTPTMGGVVFLVASLVVSLVLGFAIGQLTSSALMVLFILALYGVVGFLDDFLKVFRKINEGLNPKQKLALQIVGGIVFYIFFDRHGGTDLLDVFGIPVHLGYFYLAFVLFWLVGFSNAVNLTDGIDGLASISVVISLTAYAVIAVMEGRLDILLIIVSMIGGLLAFFLFNHKPAKIFMGDVGSLALGGMLAAISMALHKEWTLLFIGLVYVFETSSVMLQVSYFKLTGGKRIFRMTPLHHHFELGGLSGHGEPWSEWKVDFFFWGIGLVMSILTLCLMYL